From Arachis stenosperma cultivar V10309 chromosome 2, arast.V10309.gnm1.PFL2, whole genome shotgun sequence, one genomic window encodes:
- the LOC130963326 gene encoding uncharacterized protein LOC130963326 — MEEIVCLSEDDIKSGLEDCSRSLVGRLMADRSFSMGMIEAAFFAIWNQPEGFCLKYHCENIYQFFFAKEADVIRVERGSPWLFKQYVIHVRRWNAEMNIEEADYSLIPTWIQLWGMPDHCKTKEAAHKIGERLGEVLEVETYLMRSKEDWIMKVRINLNVTHTLKQIIRMASPDKKIFEVQLKYERLGIYYSFCGFIGHDSRNCSKLLENSVDLNQKEERWSTQLRAEFTGWKLEDNKENVIQT; from the coding sequence ATGGAGGAGATTGTGTGTTTATCGGAAGATGATATCAAATCAGGATTAGAGGATTGTTCAAGGAGTTTAGTTGGAAGGTTGATGGCGGATAGAAGCTTCAGTATGGGCATGATAGAGGCAGCATTTTTTGCAATTTGGAATCAACCAGAGGGATTCTGCTTGAAATACCATTGTGAAAATATTTATCAATTCTTCTTCGCTAAAGAGGCTGATGTGATAAGGGTGGAAAGGGGTTCCCCATGGCTCTTTAAGCAATATGTAATTCATGTGAGGCGATGGAATGCAGAGATGAATATTGAAGAGGCGGATTACTCATTAATACCTACCTGGATCCAATTATGGGGTATGCCAGACCATTGCAAAACGAAGGAGGCTGCCCACAAAATTGGAGAAAGATTGGGTGAGGTGCTGGAAGTAGAGACTTACCTGATGAGAAGTAAGGAGGATTGGATCATGAAGGTGAGGATTAATTTGAATGTTACTCACACGCTGAAGCAGATTATTAGAATGGCTAGTCCAgataagaaaatttttgaagtcCAGTTGAAATATGAACGCTTAGGGATATATTATAGTTTTTGTGGATTTATTGGCCATGATTCCAGAAATTGCAGTAAACTCTTGGAAAATTCTGTTGATTTGAATCAAAAGGAGGAAAGGTGGAGTACTCAACTAAGGGCAGAGTTCACAGGGTGGAAGCTGGAGGATAATAAAGAGAATGTGATCCAAACATaa